The genomic interval GGAATTAAATCGACAAAGTGCATTTATCTAGCAAGGCTTGATGACGAGAAAACGAAAAAAGTCGAAGGATTCACCGGATAACGgacaaattaatatacaacagaccACTAAAAAGAATAACAAAGGAAACAAAATGGCGCAAAGTGCTCAGTCTACAACTGGATACAATCAAAATGATCAACTACAGGCAATTCAGCTTTTTAATTGTTCACAAATACACAGTTGGGCCAATATGTAATGGGTACACCATCGTTCCAAGGACAGAATTTCATGACACCCAGTACACCAATCTCGCCTAACCAAGCCATTTTATCCTCGATATTAGACAGATTAAATTTAATGGACAATACATTGTCACAACTGGATAAAATTCAATCATGTGTTTCGGCAATAACTTCGAGAGTTGACAAACTGGACGAGAGGATTAGTGGTATTGAAGTAAAGATCAAGGACGTTGAAAAAGCATGTGATTTCAGTGGCGGCGCTATTGGTGacattacaaaacaacaacagcagttGGACTCGATCTTAAAAAATTCAACGAAATGAAAACATCAGAAGAGAATCATATATCCAAAGAATCACGCCTTCAAGCAGAAATAACAGATCTTAAATGTAGAAGTATTAGGGACAATTTACTATTCTTCCGCATTCCCGAGGAAAGGGGAGAAAACTGTGAAAACACTATCTTGGAATTTatcgaaaataaatataaactccaAAATGCAAAAGAAGAAATAAAAATCCACAGAGCCCATAGGATCGGCACCTATCGACCCGAAAAAGTAAGGCCAATCGTCGCCAAATTCGCCTTCTACCCGGACAAAGAAAGAGTCCAAAAAGCTTCCAAGAACCTTAAAGGGACCAGCTACGGGGTGGCAGAACAATACCCACCGGAAGTCAtggaaaaaataagaaaactcGTTCCGATCATGAAAGCTGCACGCGGGAAGGAAAAGAAGCCTTCATTAAGGTTGACAAACTGTACATCAACAAACAGCTGTTTAGTGAATAGGTCGATAGTGGGAGTGCTATACACGTCGTCTCATGGAATATTGAGGGACAAACTATTTCAAAACGGTTTCATGGACTAACAAGAATTCTAGTATTAACCTCAATGGTTATAGTAGACCAATACACTCATATAGACGCTACCAACATCGCAGAGCGAAACGTTTCAGCGGCGggattattatatacataaaggACACTATACGAAAAGGAGTTTGATAAGTAAGAAATTATTTAGATTGTATAGTATGGCTTAAACTTGATAAagcatattttaataatgattcCAATATATATCTAGGAGTTATATATATAACACCAGAAAATTCAGCTGTTCATGATATGTATGAGGAAGATATTTTCTCAAAATTAGAATCAGATGTTACTTTTTTCAATAATAGAGGCTAAGTATTTATTACTGGCGATTTTAACGCCAGAACCGGGCATAACGCCGATTTTATTGTCAATGATCGAAACCTTTgtgatattgattttttataaatagaCACTCCACTCCAACGGTCAGCCTGTGACCGAGGTTCAAACAGATTCGGTGACTTTCTATTAGATTTATGTAAATCTACTTATATCAGAATAGTAAATGGTAGACTTGTTAACGATAAAGGCATCGGAAAATTTACTTGCTATACAAATAATGGGGAAAGTAAAGTCGACTACCTACAAGCATTTTAAAGATAAAGCCGACTTTAATGTCCACGATTTTAACGAATTTTCCAACCATGCCCCACTGACATTTGCTCTGATCATGAACAATTTGAGTAATAACGGTGTAAATAATCCGCGCATACATTTCGCGTGGAATTCGGAGTTTAAAGACCAGTTTTTACAAGATATAGCTGATGGGGTTCAAGATTTAAAGAACAGTATGCAATCAGGCGTTAACTCGAGCTGCGGCCAGATTTATTGGTATCGATATTTactaattttcttaattttctctttagaagacaaaatcaaacaACGCTGGTTTAATGATGTATGCAAGCAAAAGCGGGCGGACTATTTACGAAGAGTTTATgaatataatttacataaaaatgaaaattcgaGGGCTTCAATGCTTGCTTCTAAGAAGGATTAAAAGTATTTTTGTAGACAAACAAAATCAAGGTATAAACGTGCACAAGGCAGACAAATAAATGACTTAAGCCGTAAAGCGCCACGCGAATTTTCGGAAATTATTTAAGCAGAAATCACCATCTACAAACGCGGCAAATGTCTCCATTCATGAATTTTACGAATACTTTAGCACTTTATCTTCTGACACTGAATGTCAATGCTAACAGTAATGAATATGACGAATTCTTACAAGAATTTGATCGTATTGAAAATCAGACAAGCTCCTACCCTGATAAACCTTTTTCATTAcaagaaattaaaaaagggatCAAGCGTCTTAATTAAAATAAAGCGGCATCGCACGACAATATTATCtacgaatatttaaaaaaacaatcgaTTTTATAGCCAGAcctttagaaatattatttaattacattttagatACTAAAATATTCCCAAAAAGTTGGTCATCCGGAGTGATTCTACCAATTTATAAGCGCGCAGATGTTTCGGACCCTAACAATTACAGGGGAATCACACTGATAAGCTGCTTTGCTAAACTTTTTACCAGAATAATTAATGAACGTTTAAAATCTTGGGCATAATCATATGGTATCATAACGGATGCACaatttggttttaaaccaaaTTGTCGCACAGTCGACGCAATTTTTATTCTCAATATTTTAATCGAGAAACAGCTACAGAATAAAAATAAGCTCTTCTGTTGTTACATCGAttaccggaaagcatatgacgtcataaatagGGGTCAGCTCTGGTATAAAATGATTCGATAAGGAGTGGATGGCAAGTTAATGTCTAGTATTCGTTCGATGTACAATGAGGTGAACTCCAAGTTAAACACATGAGTTCCCTTTCTGACTTATTTAGTAGCAACGTTGGTCTTTTGCAAGGAGAAATAACATTGCCGATCATGTTCTCATTTTTCGTGAATGATATAGAATTCAGTCTTCAAAACGGATTAAACGCTGGTATCACACTTGATCAATTATCGGTTTGTCTAATCCTATTTGCGGACGATGCAGTTATTTTCTCCGTTGTgtctattttgaattattttgaattataattgtgAAGTTTGGGGGTTTATTACTGCCAATAATAATGAACGTGTTCACAggaaattttgtaaaagattattaaatgtaaagatgtcaactaattcattgtcattgtatgcggaagTTTGTCGTTCCCCTTAAATCATTGGACGTTATTtaagaattgtaaaatattttctaaaactatatcaaacaaagcAAAGTAACTGTATTCtacacactgttataaatatgcaaagatcAGAAATTGCTAATAGAAATAATACAGTGAATTGGTCATCAAAATTGCGCGATATACTTAACCACTCGACAAATTCatccctttattaaaaataagattgcgaGATCAGTATGTAGCTGAATGGAGGACTAACATTGATCCGTCACCatctttatatatgtataaagaattaaaacctACATTCGAAATGTCACCGAATTAAGatctaattgaaaacaaaaatcataGAAGGATTATTGTCAAAATGGGCCTCTCATCCCAtaattgttaattgaaacaggcagacatcataatattgacaggaaCGAAAGAATATGCCCCATGTGTAACTGTAACGATATCGATGATGAGTACCATTTCATACTTATATGTCCGGAATACCtagaagaaagaatcaaatatattccaaaattctattacaagcgacctagtatgttcaaatttattaaactcctaaatagtagtaagaaaacgacacttagaaaattagccatctattgtataacatgtttcaaaaaaagagataacaatttgtttattatcacatgatatgttaagaagaactataactTATACTAACAATTGAGTGTCCTATGCGTgttacatgttgtttgttaaccATGGATGTATCACATGTATTGATACCTATatatgtattccatgtcacattataacttgtaatttagaacactctcactctccagtgataactgatttattaattgatgtatgtaatttgaacattgtaattatttatattcagcacgcatgtctgtaaatttaacatgtatttgtatatgacgataagcttggtatgcttaagtcaaaataaatattctgttctgttctgttctgttctgttcttaatcCTAGTAAAAGTAATCATTTTACTCTTTACGTGTATGTGGTTAATTTGTTTAATACATATACGTATTTTACGGACACTTACACATGCACCCCtcgcagtgtttttttttttgtaaaaaaaataatgtaacataTCAGAGTTTAAGTTTTGTTAAAACTCGatagtatttcattttaaagtctctataacgctcaaaatcaacgaaaatttcgttaagtatttcgtaaaataaagttaacaccttaacaatcagtgttccttatagcaatagccaaaatttcaacgctagatgtggtatgattacttagagTTTTGTTGACACAAAATGcccgtttttatttatttgtggccacaattaattcccccgaatatatatatattcatacgacacacgaacacaattgaagtgttcatgtgtcgtatgaaaagatatgcaaaacaataataaaaacgagcttttagtatctacaaacatctattttaccagaccacatctgacgttgaaatttcggtatttgctacaaacatctattttaccagaccacatctgacgttgaaatttcggtaTTTGccgtaaggaacactgatttttaattggttaagtttattttacgaacaattgtgctaaattttcgttgattttgaatagtaatgttactttaaagtatGTGGCTAAATGTATATGCGTCACATGCCAAtacgttaaagtgatattatggacatttttcactgttgaattgagctgaaaagaattaacaggtcaaaagattaAGTTAAAGTGTGCAAGATGAGTTGcaaataattggtcagtaaccacattttaactaattattttgacctgctaattattttcagctcaattcaacagtgaaaaatgcctataatatcactttaacaaaataGTGAACACAAAGTActgcgggtatatacgattttttatatgtgtttacgCAGTAGTTTGAGCATGCTTTCTCAACAGAACATAGCAATTGTTTTAACCGCTGTTTCCCGCGTATTGTAACGGCCAATCTGTGTTATGCCATTTAAAAAAACAGTGTGATTAGTACGCTGACCGATAACACAATTTACTTCCGTCAATTTTAAGTCGAATCATGTAACTGCCCAATAAAAACATTGCATTGAGATCATCATGCTACTCTGCTATTTTTACTGATTCATATAGTCACGCTCATTGAAATTACTTTTTGTCGAATGTCGGTAAAAAGTCAACACAAACTCGATGTGGGTAAGTTATTGAATAAGGATTGACGAATGAGAGACATCTTGATTACAACAGTTGTGACAAGAAGAAAATATGCAGATATTAACTTACCTTTTAATAGTACCAACGTTAATAAAGAAACGTCCGTGTAATTTGTGTATGTAGTTTAAGAATAAGAAAAAAAGTGTGAATAGACATGTATgtgtaataaaatactttttcttcCGTTATAAAATATTATTGGACTTTCACTTCTGTAGATATACACACGCATTTGAGATAACACGAGTTTCTTAATCAGCGAATCCGGTTTATAagcatttaaaaatgtaataacGTGAATAACTAGTGTAAGAACATAGTTACACCCTCCgacaatatgagtcgcgttctgagaaaactgtgcataatgcatgtgcataaagtgtcatcccagatttgcctgtgcaatccgcacaggctaatcagggtcgacacctTCTGCTTAtatgaatttttcgtttaaatgaagtttcttcttagcaaaaatccaacttacgcggaaagtgtcctccctgataagcctgtgcgaactgcacaggctaatctgggacgagactttacgcacatgcattatgccccgttttctcagaacgcaaatCATAATTATGATGACGTTGGCAAATGCGTCTCATGGAATTATTGGTGGGAATCAAACAAAATAGAACTTTATATCCTACAACACGAGTACGATCACCATttgggtcgtgttctgagaaaactggaaataataatacatgagcgtaaagtgtcgttccagattagcctgtgcaatccgcacaggctaatcagggacgacactttccgctttttatggtagttttagtttcaaggaagtccctccttaccaaaaatctagtttaggtggaaagtgtcgtccctgattagcctgtgcggggttgacactttacacacatgcattaaactcagttttctcagaacaaggctcatttagtTGAGAGGTAACTCATGTGGGCATACTGCTGGTACTTATAAATGCTTGACGGGTAATCGTAACTGGCAAGTTGCTTATTAATACACACATAATTTACTTGCCAAATTCTATGCAAAATGTGAACAGTTGTTAAATGATCAAACACTGCATAAGCTAAATACTATTaactatttatgcctagcgtctagaaaaaaggcattggcaaacagcatagacccagatgagacgctgcatgatttggcgtctcatcaaggtctgcgctgtttgcataaaggaatttctataagaaatattctaaatatagtaataaatatactagacatccctaattttgataataaattgatccaatgtagaaggatgggagagtccactaggcataaatgggttaaaaatgttaatatacaTAAACACACAATAGCCAAACCTATCTGATAAATGCCTGAATGTAAGTTTTCCGTAAGGCGCATTGTGATTAGGACCCTGATCTTTTTTCTCTTTGATCAAAGCCAACACGAATCCCGACGTGCTCAACGTTTATAAACCATCCACATCATGTTAGCTTCAAATTGACTTCTCTCCATGGCGCTACACGTGGTCAAATCTGATTATAAGGCCATCAGAGGAAAAGCATTAGGATTTTCTTCGATCGATTTTTAATTTACCGGCTTTTCACCAAATGCTATGATTATTCTCTAGCATTAATACAGCAAGTGGGCTTTTACGTTAACAAATGCGATCACTTTTATTTTGATTGTCATGTCACCTCCAATGTATAGGGTTTTAAGTTTAAATGCATTTAGTTACATTTACGGCTAATAGTTACGATTAGTATAtggaaaataaacatattatttaaagggccttttcacgttgcggtcaattgacaaaataaaaataaaatgcctcaggttcgcaaattttcgttgcagttgtgatatttgtgaggaaatagttttattgaacatataccatgctctaaaatttcccttatatgcatcttttaacgatttaaaatacttaaaagtaTAACGCGTTGCATATATATACaatacatatcttttttatttatatatgttaattAACATACACCAAACAAAGGTACTCCAATAATCATATAAGCTGATTTTTCCAATGAAAACATCGCATAAACATAATGtcagtatataataataatacacaataATGCATTTCCAGTCTAACTATTTCTTGAGGTATGCATTAACATGTGATGTTCACCTTGTCGAAGTGTCTATGTTTGTTaagttgtcttttattttgcatcgcGACAAAAGGTTACATGGACATACTTTTTCAAAGTATCACGGGAATGTCTTTATATGCATGCCATTTGAGTGATTAAAATAGCGTTCATccgcattattattttaaataaaattgtttctttttACAGAAAACAACGCAACGAAAATGAAAACCCACAAATCGTGTAATGAAACAGCGTCTTTTTGGAGTTCGATACTATGGAAAGGAACTACGTGCACACGCAATTGCTCAAACAACGTGTTTAAGtaccatatttttattttactccTCTTCGTCATTACCGGTGCGCGCGCAAATTGTAAGTTCCCGAAATATCTCGAGACGAACGCGATTTGGATGACGCACAACGAGAACGGGAAATTGAACAAAGGCTACTTCCAGGGAAGCTTTATGCGAGCGTCGCGTTGCGATGGCGGAAACTGTTACGAGTACCAGCGGAAGTGCCTTTCTAAACGAGAAGATAATAAGTTTGAGGTTCAACACACGAACATGCAGCCGAACAATCAAGCGCCCATGTATTTATGTATGCAGATTCTGCGAAGAAGTGACAGTGTTATTCAAATCCGTGAATCCTCGGAACTTTATTATAGAAGTCCAAACGCATGCaatgatgtgcatttaatacttGATAATTGGCCAATGGTGACTTCGGAAAAATTTGATCAACAGAAGATCCCATGTCCGTTCGTGGGGGGTTACAATATCCGTTTCCACTCATCAAACAACGTTCCAAAGTGTGCGAAAGAAATCATACCTCCGCGCTTGGAGAGTGAGTGTGAGTCGGGGGATGGGATGACGATAAACTTCCAATCCGAGGCATGTCAGGATACGGCCCTTAAAATGGAGAAGGTTCAAGACCTTTACTGCACCGCTAACTGGACCAACAATAACTTCACCTTTATTATCCTGCGACCCCAGAATGGCGAGTTCAAGGCCTGGTGTATGCGCGTTAGGGGAACGGACATGCAGCAGAGGGTAGAGCGCGGCGATATCTTTATGCAATTCGTTTGCGATCCCGGTGACGGAAGCGGCGCCATTCGAGAAACAACGAGCTTCCTGTCGATTGAATTTGAGCAGCGCATTATAAGCTCAACATGCTCCGATTCGTACGGGTTTTGCGACGATTCTCGCCTGTGCCCGCAAAAGGTATACGATATTCATTGTCGGAAGTTTTGCAACTTCTGTACCGGCGACCCCAGCCCTTGTGTGTTTCCGGCGCAGCTGCAGGGGAACTGGGTGGAAAAGTATAAGCAAACCGAGGTAATACACAGCatgcaacacacacacacacacacacacacacacacacacacacacacacacacacacacacacacacacacacacacacacacacacacacacacacacacacacacatatatatataatttgagaTTAAACGGATGTCAAAATACCTTCAATGTTTGTACTGAACTataagtaataattataataacatattttaatacaaGCTAATATTTGTAAACCATTGTCATTCttacaaaaataatttgaaaaaaaggaaaatacaaATGCAATACTACCTTTTTATTGTGAGCACTGagcaaaacacaaaataagtattCGTGTCAAAGTGGATGCGCAGAAAAGAGACGAAGAATGTATTGTCTTGGAACCATCATAATTAAATAATACTGTGAGAATTGACAGTGTTGACACACGATACAACATACCCAGAAGTGCTTcgtggggcgggggggggggtgcTTGTATTTCAACCAATTACCGTCATTATGGTTCATGCGTCTTACATGCTAGATTGGAGTGTGGCATTATCCACAACACGCGAACATAGGCAGGCTGCGATGTACTAACAAAACGTTATTTATGTAGTTACACAACGGTAAATATATCACcgatattaaattatttttcgaTAAGCAAAAGGTATGTAGAAATAAACGACCGGCAATACAATATGAaagaaacatacatgtacatgtacacttcataaattacatatattgatGTGTCCgccataaatatttatttttattttttattttaaaacatcaaaataaaatatttgctttTCCTTCATATATTGCTAAATCAAGTTTACTCGTACGCTTATCAAATTTCATTGTCTAATGAACAGACTTCTATTTTGGGCGATTTAATTCAGGAATTTATGATTGTAACCATACAACGAACAGCACCAATGAACTAAGTATTCTTCGGGATCTGATGTGTGTTGATCGATCAATCTACAAAATAATTGTAGGTCCCACGAATAAAGATGGATTTGAGTATTTGATACAGATTCTTGTATGATTTCTTacacagggcttaacactaaggcacgtccgaacgacattcactgcctgtacctaggtccgggctagaCAATGTCACAGGAACATGCCCGATCGGTCGTGTGTATTTTCGGCGGGAtaatgtgttctatatcaataaactgtgttttaaataagcttttcaaagatgcagaaatcttaatacagtatgatcagatgacaattaaatcccagagtgaagtatgagacaacaaacggatcgtatctcgaaatatatttggaacttcctgattgcaatcaaaaagaggccgacaattcagaaaatccgcggcggttttcctggtaaaacacgtcagtacctatttttaaaaagaattccGCTAGAttcggtttttgattggtttcttCGAAAggacgtgttttctcgataaaaaaacgttttaaactaaaagccgggatcgcccaggatcgtccgggatcaatgaaggtataaaacttGACATTAGcacaaagttactataaaattataAGTTATTTAccaatttgaaataattttaatttgtttgatcaataagaagtgttttgacaatcttttttatgcaattcaattagcaaaactaatattaatggttgaTCCCGGCATTTAGTAGAGAGTTAATCCtatacaattgttacgactaccgtaacacgttattttgcgacacctaagattcacttaccatttgtcgtcagacggcaaccgcggcaatctatgtaaaaaaaggttttaacattcatgtcgttgtttaagtctGGATTCACGGGTGGGGATGGTggttcctcggataagaaaagaaaagggaaggaggaagtAATAGAAAGTATGagggagaaaaaaaaacaaggaaatttcttccgaaatggcgtgaagattacaaatagatgtcttaagtagatgaatattgaatatattagcattagtaaggcaagttaataagaatgattgaatcataattgcaaatctccacgcacaagaaaatacaagttgaatgataaatataaaggttttgataatatttgtgccagggcacatgaaagattggtcagggctagtaggttctgcattta from Dreissena polymorpha isolate Duluth1 chromosome 1, UMN_Dpol_1.0, whole genome shotgun sequence carries:
- the LOC127865143 gene encoding uncharacterized protein LOC127865143, which codes for MKTHKSCNETASFWSSILWKGTTCTRNCSNNVFKYHIFILLLFVITGARANCKFPKYLETNAIWMTHNENGKLNKGYFQGSFMRASRCDGGNCYEYQRKCLSKREDNKFEVQHTNMQPNNQAPMYLCMQILRRSDSVIQIRESSELYYRSPNACNDVHLILDNWPMVTSEKFDQQKIPCPFVGGYNIRFHSSNNVPKCAKEIIPPRLESECESGDGMTINFQSEACQDTALKMEKVQDLYCTANWTNNNFTFIILRPQNGEFKAWCMRVRGTDMQQRVERGDIFMQFVCDPGDGSGAIRETTSFLSIEFEQRIISSTCSDSYGFCDDSRLCPQKVYDIHCRKFCNFCTGDPSPCVFPAQLQGNWVEKYKQTESGFTGGDGGSSDKKRKGKEEQSVDVSFYSLHFKDGGNFRCHEKEEHDFANDTLLLQTFDNGCFPRYACLEVWKRAPSVLQYRIGNRVGWPINNWNTLRDDVCSTVMYRANAEDKAMFGKEVEEKPLRNLVDSLYHFPVDCGLSAVPMFRETKLLIQEEGTCDYCLIHDPLLRPKRVTRHPINCTDPKLTTDIREYNCLGVYPHDEKAHAVITRTLHLHQEYLCWLFIKENDREEREGTIYVTDASICGSAAIEGLKTGSITPIKTYFVSKQPRGCPYIPETENEEMDNSRVLTHKPKTTERSRINTPSTTTRFMGIILHESYGCMMAGDHGTTFAQVGFNPLLNFSNTYLQQITPSSRD